The genomic window CAAATTATAGAGATGAGGTTGTCGAATTAAAATCTTCATTGACAGCAGCAAGAGAATTATTGAGGGAGAGATTCGAAGCTAAGAAAATATTAGAGACTGACTTGTCAAGTTTGGAAAGAGAGTATTATGAGGCAAGAAATGAAATCACACTTTATGAAAATAAAATAAAGGCAGCTCAGAAAGCGTCAAACGATCTACAAAGTGACATCAATGCATTGAAAGACAATCGTTCAGAAGCTAGCTATAAGATTCAATCTACTGAAGAAAAAGCGGAGATTGAATTTAGTATGAAACTATCACAGTTTGTTCCGGATCAAGAAACAATTGATATGGATGAAGACCAATTGCGAGATCGATCTTTATATTATAAAGTGAGATTGGACAATTATGGCGAAATCAACCCATTAGCCCTTGAAGCTTATGAGGAGATGAAGGAACGACATGATAAAATTCAAGAGCAACGTACCGACATTCTCCAGGCTCAAGAAAAACTGTTAGAGACCATTAAAGAAATTGAGAATACAGCAACAGCTGGATTTATGTTGGCTTTTAATCAGGTAAGGACTCATTTTCAGGATGTCTTTAGGAGTTTGTTTACGGCTGATGATGATTGTGATTTGATCTTGTTGGATCAAAATGATCCATTAGAATGCGATATCGATATCATTGCAAAGCCAAAAGGTAAGCGTCCAAAGTCAATCCATCAACTTTCCGGAGGTGAAAAGACACTCACTGCTATAGCATTACTCTTCTCATTATACTTATTAAAACCAGCCCCATTCTGTATTTTTGATGAGGTAGATGCTCCTTTAGATGATATCAATATTGAAAAGTTCAATCACATCATTCGCAAGTTTTCAAAGAGCTCCCAGTTTATCATCATCACACACAATAAATTGACCATGGCTGAAGTCGATGTTCTATATGGCGTATACATGGAAGAACAGGGAATTTCTGGAGTGACCTCTGTGGATTTTAGAAAATATGACCATGAGATCGTGCTGGAAGAAATGGAAAGATAGTAAACCATTTCCCTTTTTCTTTCAAAATTGAACTGAATGACTTTTATATATTAAATAAAGTAAATATATATCTCTATCTTCGCGCCAGAAAAGATTGGAATCCACCGATGCTGGTCAAAACTAAGCGAAAGTCGTTTTTTAAACTAAAATTTTGAGTCTGGTATTTGATTTCACATTACCATTGTCTTGCAAAGCGGCTTCATTATTTTACTGGTATTGGATTTTAGATTAGTGCACTATTCAAAAAATAATTTAATCAACTTTTAAAGCATATGCAAGGATTGAGTGAACAGGAGGTCATCAGAAGAGAAGGTCTGCAGGAATTGATGGATTTAAATATCAATCCATTTCCACCACAGGCATTCGATGTAACTTGCAATTCGCAAGAATTAAAGAGTCAGTTTAAGGCGGATCCGGAGAAATTTGGCACAGTATCTATAGCCGGACGGGTAATGATGAAGCGTATCATGGGAAAGGCTTCATTTGTGGAGTTACAAGATGCATATGGCAAAATTCAACTTTATATTAACCGTGATGTGATTTGTCCGGCTGAAGACAAATCTCTTTACAATACTGTGTTCAAAAAATTAACGGATATAGGAGACTTTATTGGAGTCAAAGGGTATGGATTTATTACCCAAACAGGAGAAATATCCATACATGTTTCAGAGTATTTTTTTCTCTCAAAGTGCCTACACCCATTGCCTACTGTAAAAGTTGACGCTGATGGCAAAGTTCACGATGCTTTTGTTGACCCCGAAGGGCGATATAGAAGAAGATATGTTGATCTTATTGTAAACCCTCATATCAAGGAAATTTTCATACGAAGGGCCAGATTGATTCAGCTTATGCGAGATTTTTTTAATGTCAGGGGTTGGTTGGAAGTAGAAACTCCTGCACTTCAATCCATACATGGTGGAGCAGCAGCAAGGCCTTTCAAGACCCATCATAATGCTTTGGATATACCTCTTTATTTGCGTATTGCCAACGAGCTCTACCTTAAAAGATTAATAATCGGAGGATTTGATGGTGTGTATGAATTCGGGAAAATGTTTAGAAATGAAGGAATGGACCGAACACACAACCCAGAATTCACTTCTATGGAAATTTACATTGCTTATAAAGATTATATCTGGATGATGGAAATGCTAGAAGATCTCATGGATTGGATGGTGCCTCAGGTCGCCGGAAGCAAAACAGTACAAATTGCTGGCAAGGCAATCTCATTTGCAAAACCATATAGGCGATTAAGTATGTTTGATGCTATCAGAGAATACGCAGGTTTTGATGTGGAGTCCAAATCAGAAGAGGAGTTGAAAGCATATTGTAGATCACAGCATATAAAAATCGATGATACAATGGGTACGGGAAAACTGATTGACGAGATATTTAGTGAAAAGGTTGAGGATCAGTTGATACAGCCAACCTATATAATCGATTATCCGATCGAAATGACTCCACTTGCAAAAAAGCATCGCAGCAAAATTGGATTGGTTGAAAGATTTGAACTCTATGTCAATGGGAAAGAAATTGCAAATGCATATACTGAGCTAAATGATCCTATCGACCAAAGGAAAAGATTTGAAGATCAGTTGGTATTAGCGGCAAAGGGAGACGAGGAAGCGATGGCTCTGGATGAAGAATTTTTACAAGCAATGGAGTATGGTATGCCTCCAACTTCAGGCTTAGGAATTGGCATTGACAGGCTGACAATGTTGCTGACCGGTCAGGAATCAATCCAGGAAGTATTGTTCTTTCCTCAAATGAAACCTCTCCCGACCGAACAATGAAACTGGACTTGCTAATTTTAATGGGTAATTTTCAATTTGCTCAAGGTGTCAATTCACTTTAAGATAGGGTAAATCCAATACATCGAGCTTAGCCCAAAGTTGAGCTTTGAGTATAAACTGAAGTTTATTGTCTTGTATTAAAAAATTTTGGATTTGGTAATTTTCAATTTGACCACTCAAAAAGCATCCTTTGGAGACCTCGTTAAGTTTTAATTCTGCTTCGATGGACTGTGACATATCCCGAACCATCGTGTTCAATTGGTCCTCTATGGTGTTTTTTACCTTGCTCTGCAATACCGATTTGACTAGAAAAAATAAAGTCTTATCAATGGTTCGCCCCTCAGCAATTTTCATGTCAAAGTTGAGCAAATCCCATTTACGTTTTTCAGAATCGAAATTTGGATCAAATTTGAGGTTCAATTTACCATTAAAAGCTCCTGATAGCTCCGTTTCTGCATTTAGTGTTTTAAGATTTCCACTCAATTTGATGTTTTTTATTGAGAAACTCGTTCTTCCGCTCCCAAAAACCTGCTGATGCACGGACTCCCTGATTGATTGCTCTATGTAGGCCAATGGAATCCGATTAAATATATAAATGTGAGAGATACTATCAACTTGAGGTCTGATTGAAAAACTCATCTCTGCATCATCGTTTCTATTGCTTTGTATATCCAAAGTGGATTCTGCATAAAAAAGGGCAGGGATCAATAAAGAATGTTCCGTGGTGGAAATCGGCCCCAAAGCTATTTCCAAGGGCTTGATATAGACATTCAATATTGAATCCTCAGTCGAATAAAAAGGCGTAGAAAAGTACTTTTGTACCAGGGATCCCAACTTCTTGATATCAATTAGATTTTGGATGGATTCATCAAGGGATGCCATCATTTTATTTTCAGCATATTTTATAATTTGGTTTGCCAAAGTCTGGATAGGCAGCTGAAATCCAAGTACATTGAGCTTTGGAGGTGTGATCCACTCATATTTACTGATAATGGATTTTGAATAAAATTTATTATCCTGAATTTCAAAATGTGAATCTATATACAATCTGATTATTCCATTTGCTTGAAGTTGTTGCAGGCTTTTGTGGGCGATTATATTGACTTGTAAAGGGATAATACTTTTGATTGTAGCACCTGATGCTTCAAAATCTGGAACTTCCTTTAAATTGACATTGCATATATATCCACTTTCCAACTGAAATCCTTCAGCAAAACTGTTTTGATAGAGCCTGTAAACCAAACTGTTTAACTCTTCCCGACTAACGGAAATCGGCAAACTGAATTGACTCGGATAAACCGGTATAGGAGAATCATTTGAATTCACTAGGCTTGTGATTTTTTTTGTAGAACTGCAAGAAATACTCATAACTGCAAGAGTTATGCAATATGAACCTGCTAATAGAATCTTTGATAATCGGAAAAACATGATAAGCTCTCAAACATATTTAATGTATAAAGAGTTCAAGCCAGTATGTAAGGAATGATAGGTAGAATGGATAAAGGACCATGACTGCCGTGATTGGTGTGTCGATCTTTGATTTCTATTCTATTCATTTGAATTAGCCTAAACATTATCTTTGCGAATCAAATACAGTCAATATGATTACGAATAAATCACAAATCATAGCTCATCCTTGGCATGGTATTTCGGCAGAATTGGAAGGCTGTCGGATAAATGCAATTGTTGAGATTTCAAAAGGTATGAAATCAAAGTATGAGATTGACAAGGATTATGGATTGATCAAGCTGGATAGAGTCTTACGTACATCATTTCAATATCCTGTGAATTATGGATTCATTCCACAGTCACTTGGGGATGATGGAGATCCACTTGATATTTTAATTCTCTCCCAAGTGGATATTGTTCCTTTATGTCTCGTTCGTGCAAAAGTAATCGGTGTGATGCATATGGACGATCGCGGCAAGAAAGACGACAAAATTATTGCTGTGGCTAATTTTGATCCTAGTGTTAATTTCATGGAGAGCATTCGCGATTTGCCTGACTTCTGGACTGCCGAATTAAAACACTTTTTTGAACAATATACCGTACTGGAAAATAAAAAAGTAATCGTAGACGAATTTGATGATAAGGAAATTGCCTTAGTGATAATCGAAGAAGCACTCCAATTGTATCGAACTTTATAACTTATTCACGTTCAATTTTTTGAAGACAATAATGTTTAGTTCTATAGAGAATCGGGTACATTGATTCCGATATTGGAATTGGTCTGATAATGTAGTTAATTTGAAAATTTTTGTTCCATACTGAAAGTGTAGAGTCCGGCGTTTTTGCCAAATGTAAATCTGCTAATGAGTTCAGATTTAACATTGATCTCCTGTCGTCAATATTGATATTATATATAGATTGAATACGTTCGTACCACTTTAAAAGGAAAGCAGGGTGGTGGGCTATGGATTTATAATCTACATAGCATGACCTCTTGGCAATGGTTTTGAAATAAGTAAAATTTTGAGGGATAATGAATAAATCACCTTTGGAACTGATCCTGCTTGCATTCTCTGAAATTTCAATTTGCTCCTTTAGAAGCAATTGAGTTTCCTGATGTAAGTATTTTCCGGCGATTACCCAGGTGAGTATTAATATTAATACGCCCACTGTTATAAAAATTTCCCAACTCCTAATTTCTAATTTAAAATTGCTTTGAATAAATATCCAGGTAATCGCGGCTACTGCCACAATGGAGAAAAATTCCAACCAGACTGAACTGATTAATAATACTGAATTGGTCAAAAATTCGATAGAAAAAATTGTCAAGCCTAGACTATAAAGGATTATCAATCCTAAACCTCCTGTGATGACTCCCATTATGCCACGATTATATTTTCTGAAATACGCAATTGAGATAGTGCAGAGTAGGATGAAAATGAACCAATGTATTGCTCCTTGGTATTGTGGATAAAAATGGTGACCGATCCTGAATTCAAGGATTTGGGCAACCAAAGTAGAATTTATATTGATCGGTTTAGATGAGCGAAGCAAAAAGTAAACATAAGGTATGAAAAATAGAAAGAAAATTGTACTGAGCTTTATTAGCTTCCGTATGTTATTTCGAATATTTCCCTCTTTAAAAAGCATGTACAGTGAATAATAAATATAACCATGCATGCCACATACTGGATGGATGTAAGCTGCGAGGGTAATCAGTATGATAGCAATAATATATCGTTGAAGTAGAATGACATAAAAAGCAAAGGTGAGTATCGAAAAAGAAAAAAATGAACTGACAGGGACATTGTTATACAGCTCGTTCATCCCTATACTTGTCAAATGCGAAAAACTGCAATACAATAATGTAAAAACAACGGATATTCTTATACTTTCTAAGAAGTAATTGAAGATTAAAATCATGGAACTGATCATCAGCAAAGCAAAGAAGATAAAAAGAAAATATGATGTAATTTCAATTGAGAATGGTGAGTAATGAAAGATATAGAGAAGTGTACTTCTTTCAAAAAACTTGAGGTCCCATACATAATTCAAGTAAAAGTCCTTTGAATAAAGTGTTGGATCTTCCCATTTGAGGAGATATGGTATCACTTCTACCATATCTTCTCCTGATATATTAATTCCTTTAAATAAGCAAAGTATGAAAAGTACTAAAGTTGACCACAATAGGACACGATAATTGCGGATTCCATCCATCAGCTTATAAGTAGTATTACAATGCTCTTACGA from Saprospiraceae bacterium includes these protein-coding regions:
- the lysS gene encoding lysine--tRNA ligase, with translation MQGLSEQEVIRREGLQELMDLNINPFPPQAFDVTCNSQELKSQFKADPEKFGTVSIAGRVMMKRIMGKASFVELQDAYGKIQLYINRDVICPAEDKSLYNTVFKKLTDIGDFIGVKGYGFITQTGEISIHVSEYFFLSKCLHPLPTVKVDADGKVHDAFVDPEGRYRRRYVDLIVNPHIKEIFIRRARLIQLMRDFFNVRGWLEVETPALQSIHGGAAARPFKTHHNALDIPLYLRIANELYLKRLIIGGFDGVYEFGKMFRNEGMDRTHNPEFTSMEIYIAYKDYIWMMEMLEDLMDWMVPQVAGSKTVQIAGKAISFAKPYRRLSMFDAIREYAGFDVESKSEEELKAYCRSQHIKIDDTMGTGKLIDEIFSEKVEDQLIQPTYIIDYPIEMTPLAKKHRSKIGLVERFELYVNGKEIANAYTELNDPIDQRKRFEDQLVLAAKGDEEAMALDEEFLQAMEYGMPPTSGLGIGIDRLTMLLTGQESIQEVLFFPQMKPLPTEQ
- a CDS encoding DUF4403 family protein, which translates into the protein MSISCSSTKKITSLVNSNDSPIPVYPSQFSLPISVSREELNSLVYRLYQNSFAEGFQLESGYICNVNLKEVPDFEASGATIKSIIPLQVNIIAHKSLQQLQANGIIRLYIDSHFEIQDNKFYSKSIISKYEWITPPKLNVLGFQLPIQTLANQIIKYAENKMMASLDESIQNLIDIKKLGSLVQKYFSTPFYSTEDSILNVYIKPLEIALGPISTTEHSLLIPALFYAESTLDIQSNRNDDAEMSFSIRPQVDSISHIYIFNRIPLAYIEQSIRESVHQQVFGSGRTSFSIKNIKLSGNLKTLNAETELSGAFNGKLNLKFDPNFDSEKRKWDLLNFDMKIAEGRTIDKTLFFLVKSVLQSKVKNTIEDQLNTMVRDMSQSIEAELKLNEVSKGCFLSGQIENYQIQNFLIQDNKLQFILKAQLWAKLDVLDLPYLKVN
- a CDS encoding inorganic diphosphatase; the encoded protein is MAHPWHGISAELEGCRINAIVEISKGMKSKYEIDKDYGLIKLDRVLRTSFQYPVNYGFIPQSLGDDGDPLDILILSQVDIVPLCLVRAKVIGVMHMDDRGKKDDKIIAVANFDPSVNFMESIRDLPDFWTAELKHFFEQYTVLENKKVIVDEFDDKEIALVIIEEALQLYRTL